One window of the Alligator mississippiensis isolate rAllMis1 chromosome 5, rAllMis1, whole genome shotgun sequence genome contains the following:
- the PDC gene encoding phosducin — MEENSNASFEEDFEGQAMHTGPKGVINDWRKFKLESEDTDPSALSKKEILRQLSSPHRSSSKEDKDTRDRFSRKMSMQEYELMQEEKEDESCLQKYRKRCMQDMHQRLSFGPKYGYLCELQNGEEFLEVIEKERKTTTVIVHIYEDDIKGCEALNNSLSCLATEYASVRFCSIRASNTGAGDRFSSDVLPTLLVYKGGELLSNFISVTEHFSEDFFAVDVESFLNEYGLLPERELPALKNGNMDEQDIE, encoded by the exons ATGGAGGAGAACTCAAATGCCAGTTTTGAAGAAGATTTTGAAGGGCAGGCTATGCATACAG GGCCCAAAGGGGTGATCAATGACTGGAGAAAGTTTAAATTAGAAAGTGAAGACACAGACCCTTCAGCTCTGAGCAAGAAGGAAATTCTCAGACAACTGTCTTCACCGCATAGGTCTTCCAGTAAAGAAGATAAAGACACCAGAGACAGATTCAGCCGTAAG ATGAGTATGCAGGAATATGAGCTAAtgcaagaagagaaagaagatgAAAGCTGCCTACAAAAATATCGCAAACGATGCATGCAGGATATGCATCAGAGGCTCAGCTTTGGGCCCAAATACGGTTACCTGTGTGAACTGCAAAACGGAGAAGAATTCCTGGAAGTCATTGAGAAGGAACGAAAAACCACCACAGTTATTGTTCACATTTATGAAGATGACATCAAGGGCTGTGAGGCACTGAACAACAGCTTAAGCTGCCTTGCAACAGAATATGCATCAGTGAGGTTCTGTAGCATAAGGGCTTCTAATACGGGAGCTGGAGACCGCTTCTCAAGTGATGTGCTCCCAACACTGCTTGTCTACAAGGGCGGGGAGCTTTTGAGCAATTTTATTAGTGTTACTGAACACTTCAGTGAGGATTTTTTTGCTGTGGATGTGGAGTCCTTCTTAAATGAGTATGGGCTGCTTCCTGAAAGGGaactcccagcacttaaaaatggcaacatGGATGAACAAGATATTGAATAA